The Bacillus sp. Y1 genome includes the window CTTTCTGCTGCAATTGGGTATTATGGGGAAGCTTTATCAATGTGTCAAAGAAGAGATTTATCTGGAAGTTATGTAAAGATGATCACAGAAATAGGGTTATTAGCTGAAGATGGTGCGCAATTACTCATTGACTATGGATGGCTCGAACAACCACCAGGAGCTCCAGATCGAGATAAATTAAAAAATGTAAAGTAAGAAGGAGTTGCTCATATCGCAGCTCTTTTTTTAAAAGGATAAAGGGACCATTTATCGAATTATTTATATAGACAACAAATACCCCATTGAATTGAATACATTCCCTTTAAGTTTGTTATCATTGTACGTAGTTAGGGATGATATTTTATAAAATTTGACGTTAGATTAGGAGTTAGATAGGTGAGTTTTGGTGTACTTTTTATCATTGGAAATGTTTTAGCTGTTGTCATTATTAGTTGGTTATTAAAAAATAAACTACTGTCCCGTAAATTTGTTTTTGTTCGAAAATTAATTATTTTTGGTTATGTCTTATTTCTACTCTCATTTATTAGTGTTGAGGGGCTAATTATAAAAGAGGCCTATGCTAAGGAGAATTATAATGAGAAAGAAATAGATTTTGTTGTTATTCTTGGAGCTGGCTTACAAGGAGAAGAGCCTTCAAAAACGTTGCAAGGAAGATTGGATGCAGGCTTAGAATTTTTGTTAGTTAACCGTGAGATCCCTGTCATTGTTTCGGGTGGTCAAGGTCCTGGGGAGACAATTACAGAAGCAGAGGCAATGGGAACATTTTTGGTGGAGAATGGCGTTGAAAAGGGACGAGTGTATTATGAGAGTCTATCCACTGACACGAACGAAAACCTAAAATTTTCTAGTGAAATGATGACTCAACTTGGTGTGAATAAACCGAAAATTCTTATCATTACAAGTGATTATCACTTGTTTCGAGCAAAGCTTTTAGCAGAGGAATACGGTTTAACTCCTTATGGGCTTGGTGGAGATTCCCCATTTTTTGTGAAGGTAAATTATTATATTCGTGAGTATTTTGGTGTGGTAAAGGATTTCGTTTTGTGAGTTTCATTTGATTTTTAATGGAATTGGTTGTTTGTCCTGTACCAATCTTTTCATCCTTAAATACAATATTATGTGTATTAGTTTGAAGGGAGGAGTGACAGAATGTCTTTGTTTATGGAGAAGTTTAACAAGAGGTATAAAGAAGCTGCTAAAGCAGAAAAAACAAAAGATAAAAAGAAAAAGAAGAAAGGTAAAAAAAAGAAATAAGAAAAGTTCAATCCAAAAAAATAATTAAGTAGCAATCTAAAATCAATCACCAAGTTTTGAATACATGAAACGTTGGTAATTGATTTTTTTGTCTATTTTCCGAATATGAGTGGAAGGTGTACTCAAATTAAAACAGAATAATAAAAATGTTCTAAATAAAACATAATTTAAGAGTAATTCCAATGTTCTAGCTATAAATTCAACTTGTCATCCTAATAATTGTTATTCTAATAAAATATTTCTAATATTAACTAATTCTAGGAGTAATAATAAATACAATAATCTCAACTTTTCTACTTCCTCATGATACTATTGTAGTAGTATAATATAGGATAAAAGTAATTCATATGTCATAGCAACAATTTCTGAACCACACAATTATTCGAACTAGTGGAGGATAAGATGTATATAAAAGTTGAGACATTGGCAGATCTTAATACATTTAATGAAATTTGGATGGAGTGTTGGCTCGAAAAGGGCTATATGCTAGATCCGACCTTTGATGAGACAGATCGATTTATTATTCTTGATCAAGAGAATAGAGAAATTGGTACAATTGAGTTCAAATCCTACTATCCAACGAAGCAAAATTACATTAACACGGTTTTCCCCTTTCACGAGATTGAGATGCTAGAAACAAATCCCATGAAGGTCATTGAAATAGATAAGGTATCTATTTTAAAGAAATATAGAGGGAAAAATCTTGAAAGATTATTATCCCTGTTTGTTCATTACACAGAATTCTACCAAATGAACTATTGCGTGGTTCTTTTGGAGAGAGTATTCTATAGAGCATTAAGAAATGTATACAAAATACCTATCGAACCTGTTGCAGATCAAATGTATTACAAAGGTGATTACGTGATACCAGCAATTATTCACTCCCATGAAGTGTATACAAAGAAGGAAGACTATCCATGGATTATTCATTCTAATCAAGGGTTCGAAAGGAAACCGATTTATACTTAAAAGGAGAAAATAATGTTCGCCCTCAAAAACAAAAAGTTTGCTTATCTTTTTATTGCTTTTTTTATTCTTACCAACTTCTTATGGAATTACTTCTTTCAGCATAAGCAAGCTTTTTTGGACTGGGGTGGAGTTACATTCCAAACCATTGCCTGCTTAACATCTTTTGGGTGGCTATTAGCAACGTATAAAAATGACGACGGCAAGGCCAAGAAGTTTTGGTTGTATTTAGGACTAGGAATCTTAAGTTATATTATAGGGATTCTTATTTGGGTTTTTTACGAGTTTATCTTAGGTGTTCATGGAGATACTCTTCTTTTGCCAAAAATCTTTTGGATTGGACAGAACGGGTTTTATTTTGTTGCCCTTTTATACATGATGAACGTTGTAAGAAGTAAGTTACTTACCATACGATTTTCCTTTGATATGTTGATCATCATGGCCGTTGCAACCACATTTAATTGGGTGTTCATTATCGCTCCGTTATTAAAAATGAAGGGAAATCCATTTCATCTCGTAGAACTCATGTACCCAATATTAGATCTTGGGGTTTTAGGAGGAGTCATCAGTCTTTTTATTGCTTCAAACTCCGTTTTCAATAAAAAGACTTTATATCTATTAGTAGTAGGTTTATTAGTACAAATAATGGCTGATACGATTTTTTCATTTCTAACAGTAAAAAATTTGTACACGGTTGGAAGTATATCGGAGCCATTATGGATCCTATCATTATTTATTCTTGCTTTGGCTGGACTTTATCATGAAGCTCCGTCCAATGTGAATGGCGAGAAAAGATACGAAACTGAGAGCAAGAACAAATTCTTCATTAAGCATAGCTTGCCTTATTTGGGAGTTGTGTTGCTATCATTGTATGTGATATCTCAAATTTACCATACTGCTCCTGTTGTTGTTGGATTGTTTTTAACGATTTTATTAGTGGTTTTAAGGCAACTATTTACCTTGTTAGAAAATGATAAATTGGTTTCTGAATTGAATGATTTAAATGAACAACTCGAGGTAAAGGTTAAAGAAAGAACGGACCGTTTAGTTGAAACGATTAATCAGATGGAATATTTAGCCTATCATGATGTTGTGACAGGCTTACCCAATAGAAGATTTATTGAAAAGCGGCTTTCAAGAGCGATCAGTAACCATAATGTACGTAGTAAAAAGAAAATCGCTTTCTTATTACTAGATTTAGATCGCTTTAAGCATATCAATGATAGTCTTGGACATTCATACGGGGATTTATTGTTAAAAGAGGTTGGAGATAGATTAAGTTCGAGTCTTAAACCCGATGAGCTAGTGTGCCGTATCGGTGGAGACGAATACGGGATATTACTCGAAAATACCAATGAATTACAAGTTGAGAAAATTTCGGAAAAAATTCTTACTGTCCTCCGTAAAACTTACGATATTAGAGGGGAAGAACTATATGTAACACCTAGTATTGGGGTGTCAATTTTTCCAGAACATGGTAACAATTTTGAGTCCTTATTAATGAAGGCTGACACAGCAATGTATAAAGTGAAGGAAGCCGGCAAAAATCACTACAAAATATATCATGCAGAAATGGACATAGAGCCTCAAGTAACAATGGAAAACGCGTTACGAAAAGGGATAGAGCGGAATGAACTAGAGCTTTACTACCAGCCTCAGGTTTCTCTTGAAAACAATAGTATTGTTGGTGTAGAGGCGTTGTTGCGTTGGATTAGACCTGATCTAGGGATGGTTCCACCCTGCGAGTTTATCCCTCTGGCAGAGGAAACTGGACTTATTCTTCCTTTAGGAGAATGGGTATTGAAAGAAGCTTGTTTGCAATCTGTAAAATGGGAAGAGCAGGGTCTTTTACCGATTCGAATTGCTGTCAATATATCAGCCATCCAATTTCAACAAAATAACTTTATTGAAAAGGTAACCGAGACTTTATTTGAAACGAAAGCAAATCCAGAGAATATTGAACTAGAAATTACGGAAAGTGTGGCTATGGGTTCAATAGAAGAAACACTTTCTAAACTCCACTCTTTAAAGGAAATGGGCTTCCATATTGCTATGGATGATTTTGGTACAGGCTATTCTTCTTTGCAATATTTGAACCAGTATCCTATTGACCACTTGAAGATTGATCGATCTTTTATTTCTTCACTAAATACTAGTGAGAAAAATGTTGCCATTGTTAAATTGATTATTTTGATGGCTAAAGGATTAAATTACAAGGTGATTGCTGAGGGAGTAGAAGACGATAGTCAAAAGATATTCTTACAATCCATCGAATGCGACGAATATCAAGGTTATCTGTTCAGTCCTCCTTTAAATAAGCTGGATACAGAAGCATTATTGCAGCATCAACTTAATAAAAGTTAAAAAAAGAGAAGCATTTCTTCATGAAGAAATGCTTTTTTTAAAGCATAGTGTCTTATTTTTGAAAAGAGATGAAAGTTTGATTAGAATGATTATGATAAAGTATATATCCAAGTGGGCATAGGTTGTCTAGGGTATACATACATAACTGCATATGGTATTGGAGGATTCATATTGGAAATAGGTGTAAGTACATTTGTAGAAACAACACCGGATGTAGTGACGGGTGAGGTAGTGAGTCATGCACAACGGATCCGCGAAGTAGTGGAAGAAATCGTTCTAGCTGATCAAGTCGGTTTAGATGTGTTTGGGGTAGGGGAGCATCATAGAGAAGATTTTGCTGCTTCTTCTCCAGCAGTAGTATTAGCGGCTGCCGCTTCACAAACAAAACGTATTCGTCTTACGAGTGCGGTTACCGTTCTATCATCTGCTGATCCTGTTCGTGTGTTTCAAGATTTTGCAACCCTTGATGCAATCTCAAATGGCCGAGCTGAAATTATGGCAGGACGAGGGTCATTTATTGAGTCATTTCCATTGTTCGGATACGATTTAGCGGATTATGATGAATTGTTTGAAGAGAAGTTGGATTTATTACTGAAGATTAGGGAGTCTGAGATTGTTACTTGGTCAGGTAACCATCGACCGGCCATTCATCAAAAAGGAGTATATCCACGTCCGGTCCAACATCCACTTCCGGTATGGATAGGAAGTGGTGGGAATTCTGAATCAGTCATCCGTGCTGGAATTCTTGGCCTACCACTCGTATTAGCGATTATTGGAGGAAGACCCGTACAATTTGCTCCACTTGTTGAGCTTTATAAACAGGCAGCTGCTCATGCCGGTCATGATGTATCAAAGCTAACGGTAGCTTCTCACTCTCATGGATTTATTGCAGAAGAAACAGAACTAGCTGCAAACAAGTTTTTTCCATCAACCCAACAGGTCATGAATGTACTTGGGCGGGAGCGCGGTTGGGGGCATTATGGTCGTGCTAGCTTTGATGCGGCACGTAGCTTTGAAGGTGCTTTGTACGTAGGAGATTCAAAGACAGTGGCAGAAAAAATCATTTATTTACGAAAAACTGTAGGGATTACACGTTTTATGCTTCACGTACCGGTTGGGTCTATGCCTCATGAAGATGTAATGAAGGCAATAGAATTACTAGGCAGGGAAGTGGCTCCAATCGTGAAGGAAGAAGTTGCAAAATGGGAAGCGTCTTTGGGTATCGAGTAATGCCAAATCATTTGACTTCTTGGCTTGCTTACGCGTATGATTGCTAGGAAGATAATTAATAATCGAAGGGGAGTAGCTATAACAGCAAAGTCGTCACTACGAGATGAAAATCTCCGGCTTTGTTGGGCAATCTTTGTTGCTAGCGAGACCTTTGCCATTGTTTTGGTAAAGGTCTGCCCCTTTTCGTAAGATCATTACCACGTTGGTAGTGATCTTTCTTATTTTTCAAGAATAAAAAATATGGAGGAAAGAAGAATGAAGAGAAAGTGGATGGCGTTAACATTAACGGCGGTTATAGCATTAAGTGGTTGTTCGTTCTTGGAAGAAGTGAACGGAACACTTAACTATGTAAATCAAGCAACAGATTATGTAAATGAAGCGACGGAGTTTGCTAACGAAGTACCAGCTATGGCCGAGCAAGCAATTTCAGATACACAAGCATTAGCAGAATTAGAAACAAGATTATTAGAGATGAAACAAGAGATTGAAGCATTTAGTCAACTTGAAGCTCCGAGTATTGCGGAGGAGCTCCACCAACAAGTTATTGAGCAGAATGATAGGGCATTAGAAGGGATAAATGTATTTTTATCAAATATTGAAAACGGTGAACTGGATCCTACTTTGTTGGAAAATACCGAATTATTTACAACCATACAAGAGTTAACGGAGCTTTCTGATCAAATTCAGCAGCTTGGTGAATAATGCAGTCGAACACCATTGTGGCCAGAAGGTTGAACTAATGGATAAGTGGCATATAGTCTTCAGAAGTAATGTAAATGTAAAAGAAAAGGTAAGCGTTATATCGCTTACCTTTTTTTCTCAATGGGATAATAGATACTGCTTATGCTTTACTAAAGACAGGCATCCTTAAGATTGATAATAGCATAAAGCTGAGTTTATCAAGCTTATATAATATTTTTACAATCATCATAAAGGAATGGATTAGCATATTCAAAGTATCACCCTCCACATTGAATTGTGTTTTTTCAACACAGTATTAGTTTGCTTTAATAATTTAAGCGTATTCATTAAGGCAATCTCGTGAATTAATGTAGTAAGTTCTTTTATTTGAATTCGAAAAGAATATAATGGAGAAAAATGTTGCTGTCACTCATGGAGGAATGTGTCGTGGATTGGGTTGTGGCGTTATTAAAAGAACCACTGCTATTATTATTTATTATCTTATTTTTAGGGTCCGTTCTCGGACAAATGGAGATTAGAGGGTTAAGTCTAGGCTCTTCAGGTGTTCTTCTTGTGGCCATGTTTTTTGGTCATTGGGGCTATGATATTCCTCAAACTGTTCAGAATCTCGGCTTAAGCTTATTTATTGTCGCGATTGGTCTACAGGCTGGACCACGCTTTTTCCGGATGATGAGATCAAGTGGAATGATTTTTGGGTTTATTGGGTTAATTA containing:
- a CDS encoding YdcF family protein, whose protein sequence is MSFGVLFIIGNVLAVVIISWLLKNKLLSRKFVFVRKLIIFGYVLFLLSFISVEGLIIKEAYAKENYNEKEIDFVVILGAGLQGEEPSKTLQGRLDAGLEFLLVNREIPVIVSGGQGPGETITEAEAMGTFLVENGVEKGRVYYESLSTDTNENLKFSSEMMTQLGVNKPKILIITSDYHLFRAKLLAEEYGLTPYGLGGDSPFFVKVNYYIREYFGVVKDFVL
- a CDS encoding putative bifunctional diguanylate cyclase/phosphodiesterase gives rise to the protein MFALKNKKFAYLFIAFFILTNFLWNYFFQHKQAFLDWGGVTFQTIACLTSFGWLLATYKNDDGKAKKFWLYLGLGILSYIIGILIWVFYEFILGVHGDTLLLPKIFWIGQNGFYFVALLYMMNVVRSKLLTIRFSFDMLIIMAVATTFNWVFIIAPLLKMKGNPFHLVELMYPILDLGVLGGVISLFIASNSVFNKKTLYLLVVGLLVQIMADTIFSFLTVKNLYTVGSISEPLWILSLFILALAGLYHEAPSNVNGEKRYETESKNKFFIKHSLPYLGVVLLSLYVISQIYHTAPVVVGLFLTILLVVLRQLFTLLENDKLVSELNDLNEQLEVKVKERTDRLVETINQMEYLAYHDVVTGLPNRRFIEKRLSRAISNHNVRSKKKIAFLLLDLDRFKHINDSLGHSYGDLLLKEVGDRLSSSLKPDELVCRIGGDEYGILLENTNELQVEKISEKILTVLRKTYDIRGEELYVTPSIGVSIFPEHGNNFESLLMKADTAMYKVKEAGKNHYKIYHAEMDIEPQVTMENALRKGIERNELELYYQPQVSLENNSIVGVEALLRWIRPDLGMVPPCEFIPLAEETGLILPLGEWVLKEACLQSVKWEEQGLLPIRIAVNISAIQFQQNNFIEKVTETLFETKANPENIELEITESVAMGSIEETLSKLHSLKEMGFHIAMDDFGTGYSSLQYLNQYPIDHLKIDRSFISSLNTSEKNVAIVKLIILMAKGLNYKVIAEGVEDDSQKIFLQSIECDEYQGYLFSPPLNKLDTEALLQHQLNKS
- a CDS encoding LLM class flavin-dependent oxidoreductase, giving the protein MEIGVSTFVETTPDVVTGEVVSHAQRIREVVEEIVLADQVGLDVFGVGEHHREDFAASSPAVVLAAAASQTKRIRLTSAVTVLSSADPVRVFQDFATLDAISNGRAEIMAGRGSFIESFPLFGYDLADYDELFEEKLDLLLKIRESEIVTWSGNHRPAIHQKGVYPRPVQHPLPVWIGSGGNSESVIRAGILGLPLVLAIIGGRPVQFAPLVELYKQAAAHAGHDVSKLTVASHSHGFIAEETELAANKFFPSTQQVMNVLGRERGWGHYGRASFDAARSFEGALYVGDSKTVAEKIIYLRKTVGITRFMLHVPVGSMPHEDVMKAIELLGREVAPIVKEEVAKWEASLGIE
- a CDS encoding DUF6376 family protein, with translation MKRKWMALTLTAVIALSGCSFLEEVNGTLNYVNQATDYVNEATEFANEVPAMAEQAISDTQALAELETRLLEMKQEIEAFSQLEAPSIAEELHQQVIEQNDRALEGINVFLSNIENGELDPTLLENTELFTTIQELTELSDQIQQLGE